In the genome of Candidatus Omnitrophota bacterium, one region contains:
- a CDS encoding autotransporter domain-containing protein, with translation MYGVCKKTLSLFLSLALGVVLCPADVFAVAATHIGVGATVDPAANDAAYVFDGATGALVFRAGNTTVGNDAGKSIDAAVANTCTVAFYNTTGDITVTGTIGETNAINSSTIDLMQNHTIYFQGDVWMPIGLWNSTTIDLASGVDITGDIANQQASNTTTDLVLHGTNVITGGVGTGGSAVLRTITVDGTGCSITGDTLTENVALAGNTLDVGGIYDQTPAAAGTLSTTVASATSYGHIDVTGDATIDTNTTVSVNVTGYVKTGSALTIVDGNDGGTNGVAADIPVTDNSTILSFTSASAAGDNLVITAATDYVSPAAGSNDAAVAKTLASIDTAGATGDMATVVSELQGLTSATAVDSAYSDLMPAVDDGARSATYDIGVGATQTIVSHMSSIGGGTGVSTGSAEEPNTIWAKGFGNYTDQDKRKGIDGYKSWMMGVVVGYDCLMTEALNIGVGFGYAYSKVDSKQQNVNDTDINCVQGLVYGQYNTPDAVFVDNDNVYADLVGLFGWNWYKGSRDINFGAISRTAEAEYDGQQYQVYGEIGYDYPYEGFIFTPFTSLSWVHLRLDDYTEDGAGSLNLNVDGQEYDKFEQGLGLKAAYPFLWDKVNMKPEVYFKWLHDYMGEQVEVNSAFAGGGPSFTANGSKPDRNTYDVGLSLTAEYLSTTVELGYDLALKDEYISHNGTVTVKYSF, from the coding sequence ATGTACGGGGTATGTAAAAAAACTTTATCATTGTTCTTGTCATTGGCTTTGGGTGTAGTGTTATGCCCGGCCGATGTATTTGCCGTGGCGGCGACGCATATCGGGGTGGGCGCTACCGTGGACCCGGCCGCGAACGATGCGGCGTACGTATTTGACGGGGCGACCGGCGCGCTTGTGTTCCGTGCGGGGAACACGACCGTAGGGAACGACGCGGGCAAAAGTATAGATGCAGCTGTGGCGAATACCTGTACCGTAGCGTTCTATAATACTACGGGCGATATAACCGTCACGGGAACGATAGGGGAGACCAACGCTATTAACAGCTCGACCATAGACCTTATGCAGAACCATACCATATACTTCCAGGGTGATGTATGGATGCCTATAGGCCTCTGGAACAGCACTACGATAGACCTGGCCAGCGGTGTCGACATAACTGGGGATATAGCCAACCAGCAGGCGTCAAACACCACTACCGACCTTGTGCTTCACGGGACCAACGTCATCACGGGCGGTGTCGGCACGGGCGGATCTGCCGTACTCAGGACCATCACGGTTGACGGGACAGGATGCTCCATTACCGGGGATACGCTTACGGAAAATGTGGCCCTGGCAGGGAACACGCTTGACGTAGGGGGGATATATGATCAGACCCCGGCCGCCGCGGGTACATTGTCAACTACCGTAGCGAGCGCGACATCCTACGGGCATATAGACGTGACAGGCGACGCGACCATAGATACGAACACGACTGTTAGCGTGAACGTTACGGGGTACGTGAAGACAGGCTCGGCTCTTACGATAGTCGATGGTAACGACGGGGGAACGAACGGTGTCGCGGCGGATATTCCCGTTACGGATAACAGCACTATTTTATCCTTTACCTCGGCCAGTGCCGCCGGAGACAACCTTGTAATAACGGCCGCTACGGATTATGTCAGCCCCGCTGCGGGAAGTAACGATGCCGCGGTAGCCAAGACGCTTGCGTCGATCGATACAGCTGGTGCTACGGGTGATATGGCGACGGTCGTGTCCGAACTACAAGGGCTCACGAGCGCGACCGCAGTTGACTCGGCTTATAGCGATCTGATGCCGGCTGTGGACGATGGGGCGAGAAGCGCGACTTATGATATAGGTGTAGGGGCGACGCAGACCATAGTGTCCCACATGTCGAGCATCGGCGGCGGGACTGGCGTATCCACGGGAAGCGCGGAAGAACCTAATACCATATGGGCGAAAGGTTTCGGTAACTATACCGACCAGGACAAACGCAAAGGGATAGACGGGTATAAATCCTGGATGATGGGAGTTGTTGTCGGGTATGATTGCCTTATGACCGAAGCCCTGAACATCGGCGTAGGGTTTGGGTATGCCTATTCAAAGGTAGATTCCAAACAGCAGAACGTGAACGATACGGATATAAACTGCGTACAAGGGTTGGTATACGGGCAGTATAACACCCCGGACGCGGTATTCGTCGACAACGATAATGTCTATGCCGACCTTGTAGGGCTTTTTGGGTGGAACTGGTATAAAGGGTCAAGGGATATAAACTTTGGCGCTATATCCAGGACCGCTGAAGCCGAATACGATGGCCAGCAATACCAGGTATATGGCGAGATCGGGTACGATTATCCTTACGAAGGTTTTATATTCACGCCGTTCACATCATTGAGCTGGGTGCATCTCAGGCTTGATGATTATACCGAGGACGGGGCAGGTTCGCTGAACCTTAATGTGGATGGACAGGAATACGATAAGTTCGAGCAGGGGCTGGGGCTCAAAGCGGCTTATCCATTCCTGTGGGACAAGGTCAACATGAAGCCGGAAGTGTATTTTAAATGGTTACATGATTACATGGGAGAACAGGTGGAGGTCAATTCGGCATTTGCCGGTGGCGGACCATCTTTCACGGCCAACGGGTCCAAGCCGGACAGGAACACATATGATGTCGGATTGAGCTTGACGGCGGAATACCTGAGCACCACCGTGGAGCTGGGGTATGACCTAGCGCTCAAAGACGAGTATATTTCGCACAATGGTACAGTCACTGTCAAATACAGTTTTTAA
- a CDS encoding GYD domain-containing protein — protein sequence MAKFLMMGKYSIDAMKGISSARTKKGVNAIKKAGGKVESIYALMGAHDIAIMADFADVAKAMKASIELSKMTGIAFTTSPAVKVDAFDKIVGKK from the coding sequence ATGGCCAAATTCTTGATGATGGGGAAATACTCGATAGATGCCATGAAAGGCATCAGCTCGGCACGTACCAAAAAGGGCGTAAATGCCATTAAGAAAGCCGGCGGCAAGGTCGAATCTATCTACGCGCTCATGGGGGCGCATGATATCGCGATAATGGCCGATTTCGCGGATGTCGCCAAGGCGATGAAGGCGTCGATCGAACTTTCAAAGATGACCGGGATCGCGTTCACTACCTCGCCTGCCGTAAAAGTAGATGCTTTTGATAAAATAGTCGGGAAGAAATAA